Genomic segment of Paenibacillus sp. FSL R5-0912:
ATTTGTGGCTTGCAGACTCTTCGGCTGGCGATGTAGAAGCTGCTCATTCCCCGGCCCGTGTGGATGAAGCCACAATAGCTGAGGCGCTGGCTGTTCTGAAGGCTGCCCTGCACAGTCCCGATGCGGAGCGGCGGGAACGCGCGGCAGCGGCTATACTGCATTATGCCAAATGAACATCAGACTGAAGCTTTATCTTATAAAATCACAGCAAAAAGGTCTTCCGGTTAAGCTGCCGGAAGACCTTTTTGCTGTCAACTATGAAACAGGGACTTCTCTGAACCAGGTGTAGGCTCAGATAAATTCTACAAACTCATTAACCGGCTTGCGGTAGCCGCGCGGTCTAATTTTGTGCTTGTTGTCTTTGCCGATCGTAATCAGCATTACCGGAACGAAGTTATCGCTGAGTCCGAGAGTAGCTTTCACCGCCTCCGGATCAAAACCGATCATCGGGCAGGTATCCCATCCCTTGTCCTTGGCAATCAGCATGAACTGCATAGCCGACAAGGAAGCATTGCGGATCGCTTCATCCCGCTGGAAAGCGTCTTTTCCGGTGTAAGAATCATTAATAGACTGAATAGTACGGTCGTAATCGTCTTCACTCATGGCTCCCAGCATTTTAAGTCCGCTATAGATTTCTGGAGCCTGCTGGTAGGCATTTTTATCACCCAGCACGACGATGACAGCCGATGCAGTGTGGATTTTGTATTGGCCGTACGCACCTTTACGGATTTCTTCCTTCACAGTATCATCGCTAATGACTTTGTAGTGGGCGTGCTGCAGGTTGAAGGCCGATGGAGCCAGCCGGGCCAGTGAGAACATCTCCTCCAGCTCATTCTGTGGGATTTTCACCCCTTCAACGAAATTCATAGCCGATCTGCGGGACTGAACTAATTCTGAAAAAGTACTCATAAATAATGACCTCCATTGGGATATGTATGTTGGTTAGTATTAATCAATAGCTGATATTAATAAATAAACTTACAATAAGTTACTTGCTTAAAATATCACGACCACAAGCATACGTCAATGATTAAACAACATTAAATTGTGAATTTTAGTTCAAATAGTCGATAAGTTTTGAAAAAGTGAGAAAAGAAGTGATTTTAATCACAAAATAGGCTATAAAGCCAAAAACATTGTGACATTTATTACAACCGGAATGTTATAATAGTCACATAGTTTCAGTGGATGAATACTTTTAAGCAGCAATGCCATTGTAAAGGAGACTTTGATATGTCAGAAACCATTACCCAAACCCCTTTGGAACAAGAAATACCCGCAGCAGGCCTTCCCCAAGAGGATTTGCTGAATCAGCTTCTGAAACCGGAAGTTCAGGAATCCCTGATCCTTCTGGTGGAGCAGCTGCCGCAGATTACCCAACTGGTGAATGTATTAACCAAATCGGTCGATTTCGTACAATCGGTTGCAACGGATGAAGTATTGAAAAATGATACGGTAGGCGCAATCAAGGAGATGGCGGGTCCTGTGGTAGGCTCTGTCAAGAATCTGGCGGCTACGGTTATTGAAGCGAAAGACCGCGCGGATGCAAGCAGTGAAACCATCAGCTTGTTTGGCATGATGAAAATGATCAAGGACCCGCAGGTACAGAACGTGCTCCGTTTCATGAATGCATACCTGCAGGTCAGCGGCGAACGCCAATCCGGTAAGTAATTATTGTTCAAATCTTAATCGTAAGGACGGGGGAAATATGATGTCAAAACACATAGTTATTCTAGGTGCAGGTTATGGCGGCTTATTGAGTGCGCTAACCGTGCGCAAATACATGAGCAAAGCTGAAGCCAGAGTTACAGTGGTTAATCAGTATCCAACACACCAGATCATTACCGAGCTACACCGCCTTGCGGCAGGTAGTGCTTCGGAACAGGCGGTTGCCATGCCGCTCGCGAAGCTGTTCGCCGGTAAGGATATCGATCTGAAGATTGCCAAGGTTAATTCGTTCTCGGTAGAGAACAAGCAGATCGTCCTCTCAGATGGTGTAATGCTGACTTATGATGCTCTCGTTGTCGGTCTGGGCAGCACGACGGCTTATTTCGGCATTCCGGGACTTGAACAGTACAGCATGGTGCTGAAATCGGCGGCGGATGCACTGAGGATTCACGGACATATTGAAGACCGGATTCGTGAATATGCCAAAAGCGGCAACGCGGCCGATGCAACCATCCTGATCGGCGGGGGCGGCTTGACAGGTGTTGAGCTTGTAGGTGAAATTGCCGATGTATTGCCCAAGCTGACTAAGAAATATGGAGTGAACCCGGCTGAAATCCAGATGCTGCTCGTAGAAGCCGGACCGAAGATTCTTCCGGTCCTGCCGGATCATCTGATTGAGCGCGCTACAACCAGCCTCGAGAAACGCGGAGTTCAGTTCCTGACTGGTCTTCCCGTTACGAATGTAGCAGGCAATACCATTGATCTGAAGGACGGCCGCCAGATTGTGGCGAATACCTTCGTCTGGACCGGTGGCGTGCAGGGCAACCCGCTGATCGGTGAGTCCGGGCTTGAAGTGAACCGCGGCCGCGCAACCGTGAATGAGTTCCTGCAATCCACTTCACACCAGAATGTATTTGTAGCCGGTGACAGTGCGGTTGTGTTCGCACCGGACGGCCGTCCGTATCCGCCAACGGCACAAATTGCCTGGCAGATGGGTGAACTGATCGGCTATAACCTTTACGCTTACCTGAATGATAAAGCCTCCGAGACCTTCAGTCCGGTGAATTCCGGGACACTTGCCAGTCTGGGACGCAGAGACGGAGTAGCGATTGTCGGCGGCAATTCCACACCGCTGAAGGGTCTGCCGGCAACGCTGATGAAGGAAGCAAGCAATATCCGGTATTTAACCCATATTCACGGGTTATTCAGTCTGGCCTATTAATTCTCTCCTAACCATCTATACCTATTGCAGGCCGCTTCCATGCGGTAGATCATCCCCTTCAACCGCCAGTAGGCAGTTGAAGGGGATTTTTCATGCATTCAGACGGTGCAAGGAGAGCTGTGTGAAATTACATAGTAAATTACTGGAAGTTTCTTTATCCTGAATGAGGTATACATCCTATATATGAACTTTTTGCGCAGCACTAGGAGGAGAAGATGATTCAGAACGGATTTATCTGCAATTGGATGGAGGTTCAAACGGACGGGCAGGGTCGCGGATTGTATTATAAATATTCTGCACACCGTGCACCTGCTGTCATCTTTATTTCCGGATTAGGGGATGGTTGCGATTCCTGGAGCGGTGTCCAGGAGAATATTGCACAGCATGCCTCAACGCTCGCTTATGACAGAGCGGGTACCGGGACCAGCCCGGGAGTGCCAGGACCGCGCACCTGCCAGGATCTGGTGGAGGAGCTGTACCGGCTGCTGGCACTGCTGGATATTAAAGCCCCTTACATTCTGGTCGGTCATTCCTTTGGCGGTCTGGTAGCCAGACTGTTCGCCTGCTGCTATCCGGAGCGGATTGCGGGAATTGTACTGATAGATGCTGCAGGCGAATATAAGGAGCTTACTTATGAGCGGGTGCTGCCCCCGCAGCATATCGCTGCGAACCGGGCGTACCTGCTGAACCCTTCGCTCAATAAGGAGCAGATCGATAAGATGCAGAGCTATAAGCAGATCTCTGCTGCCCGGGGTTCCATGCCAAGCCAGGTTCCGCTATCGGTGATAACCAGGGGGCTTGCGGATGAGGAGGGATCAGACTGGCCGGCACATGCGATACTGGAGATCGAGCAGAAGAACCAGGCGGAGTTCCTGGAATTATCTTCAGCCAGCAGACAGCTGATTGCGCCGGGTAGCGGTCATTATATCCATCATGACCAGCCCGGGCTGGTCATTGAAGTAATCATAGGGATGATACAGGCTCATTCCAACGGGCTTAAATACTGATATCAGCGTCTTCACAAGAACTTTCACAATACTGGTGATTAGCTTGATCGCACAGCGCCACAAGGAGCATCCTTTCCTTACATCTGAGGGTTTCCGGCTTCTGAAGTTGAGCGGATCGCCGCCAGGTTCGGGGGCCTGGCAATCAACCGAGAAGCCGCAGAAGGCAACCTGAATACTGTCCTGCATGAAGCGCTTAGAGCCGTGAACAGATTTACTCCGTAAATATGTAATGAAAACGTATTCGCAGGAAAATCTATTTGTTATAATGTTGATGTTTATACCATTTCAGATGTTTTCATAGGAGGATTTCAGGCATGCCATTTCAAAAGAACGATATCATCCTGTTCCAGGGTGATAGTATCACGGATTGCGGCCGCAATTACGCAGACGCTTCATCACTTGGTGTAGGTTACGCGCTGATGGCGGGCGCTCGTCTTGGGCTGCAGTATCCGGAGAAGAACCTTACCTTCATCAACCGCGGCATCAGCGGCAACCGCGCCGTGGATCTGCAGGAGCGCTGGGACCGGGATTGTCTGGAGCTTAAGCCGACCTGGGTGTCGATTTATATCGGTGTTAATGATACCTGGCGCTGGTTCGATTCCGGGCAGGAGACTACAGCAGCTGAGTTTGAGGCTTCCTACCGTGATCTGATTGAACGCACCAAGCAGAGCCTGGATGCCAAGCTGGTGCTGGTTGAGCCGTTCGTACTGCCGGTGCCGGAAGACCGTAAAGGCTGGCGTAAGGACCTGGACCCGAAAATTCATGTGGTCCGTGAGCTGGCCCGTGAATATGGCGCTGTATTGGTCCCGCTGGACGGACTGTTCGCCGCCGCGTCGGTTAAGGCCGAGCCTGCCTTCTGGGCCGGGGATGGCGTACATCCTTCACCTGCCGGCCATGCGCTGATTGCAGAAGCCTGGATGAAGGCTGTAGGGGCTATAAGCTAAAGCGGAATATAGCAGACTACTTCCTACATATTGAATTTGCTGCTCAGACCGGTTCCTGCGTATCAAGCGGACCGGTTTTTGCCATACACCGGGGCGGATAGGTTTCCTTCTGAACGGAAGCGGGAGATCCGTGAATTTCACTCTGCTTAAGAAGGCTGTTATACTTGTATCATACATAAGGATGTGGAGGTGGAACCCATAAGGCGGCTACAGCTGATTCTGCCTGTTTTTCTGGTTGTGCTATTAAGCGGCTGCCAGAATGCTTTCGGCTACATTAATTCAAGATGGATTTCTGAAATTGATTTGACCTATAACTCTATAGAGAGCCAAGCGGAGACGGCTCCCTCTGAGTCCAGGATTTTCAAAGACGGCGAGTTCATTAAGACGATGGCTTCTGCCATGAATACAAGCAAGCGTATTGCGGGAGAGCTGGATTACGATGCGGATTTCCGCATGAAGCTGGTGTACGGGGACGGCTACACAGAAGAATTTATTCTGGGTCTGGGCGAGCAGGAGGGGAACACCGGTCTGCTGCTGTCCGCTGAGCGCAGCGGGACAGGCTATACAGTCTCCGCCAAGAATGCCGATAAGCTGCGCAGGCTGATCTTCAGCGGCGGAAGTCCAGCAGCGGCGAAGTCCGAAGCGGATGAGGCATCGGTGGTAACTCAAGGTCCGATAACGGTCTCACGCAATGATTTAATCCCGGTCACAGGAAACAAGGAATTTCTGAACCTGCAGCTGCTGAAAGGCAGCTACAGCGAGGATTGGTCCATCCCTTCCCCGCTGGCTGGACGGAACTGGAGCGGGCAATTCCGGCTGGCCATTACGGATGAACAGGGCGCAGCACTGGGCACGTTCGCGCTGAGCCGGCATTTCACCGAAGAATTGAGCTTCGGCGATTTGTTCCAGATTCAGTTCGCTGATTACAACGGAGACGGTAATCCCGATTTTACGGTTGGCCAATATGGTTCTTCGAATGGATCATTGTTCAAGCTGTTTACATTGAGACCGGATCATACGATCCAGGAGCTGCAGATTAAGGGGGCGGCATCCGGGCTGTTTATCAGTAGTCCTGAACGGTATTCGGTCAAGCTGGAGGCAGTCGAAGGCGGTTTCCGGGCGGATCATTATGACAACGCTCTTGGCAGGCAGGTTGAGTCTTCATACCGCTGGGACGGAGCTGCTTTTCAGGAAGTAGCCCCCTGAACCGCGGCTGAGAAGATAAGGAAGTGGAGGACCTGCAATTGTACAATATAATCGCTGTAATCTCCGATATACATAGCAACAGGTTTGCACTTGAAGCCGTGCTTAGAGACCTGGACAATCTGAAGGCTGATCTTATCGTCAACCTGGGCGACAGCCTATTCGGGCCGCTAGACCCTCTGGCTACTGCAGAGCTGCTGATACAGCGCCCAGATATAATCAACATCATGGGGAATTGTGATGAGCTGCTGCTGGAGGAGACGGGTACATCGCTCACCTACCGTTATGTTAAACCGCTGCTCCGGGAACAGGAAGAGAGCTGGATCCGAAGCCACCGCGGAACGTGGAGCTACGATGGATTATTGTTCTGTCACGGAACACCGTGGAGCAATACCGAGTACCTGCTGGAGGAACTTACGCCAGCTGCCGGTCCGGTCTATAAGCCGGCGGAACAATTGGCGGCGGAGCTGCACAGGATAGAGGAGCGGATTGTTTTTTGCGGGCATAGCCATGTGTTCCACTTGCTGGAGCTGCCGGAAGGAAAGCAGGCGGTGAACCCCGGAAGTGTAGGCCTGCCCGCGTATGAGGAGGAACTTCCATATGCCTATGTTATGGAGTCGGGCACGCCTTTAGCCAGCTATTGCTTGTGCATCAGGGACAATGGTTCACCGGGCGGCTGGTGTATTGACCACAGGCTGGTTGAATACGACTGGGACAAGGCGGCGGACCTTGCGGAAGAGGCCGGGCGGCCTGATTATGCGGTGGCGATCCGCTATGGACGGATGACCGGAGAATCAACAGATACGAGAGGAATGTGAACAGGATGACGAGCGAGACACTGCAGGATTTGCAAGGACTGAAGGCAGCCGGTAAAGTGGTAGGCCACACCATCGCCGAGATGAAGAAAAGTGTAGTTCCCGGAATGACGACTGCGGAGCTGGACGAAGTGGGTGCGAGGATTCTGAACCATTTTGGCGCGAAATCTGCCCCTAAGGTAACCTATAACTTTCCCGGAACCACGTGCATCAGTGTCAATGAAGAGGTGGCACACGGAATCCCGGGTCAACGGGTGATCCAGGCCGGCGATTTAATCAATATTGATGTCTCGGCCGAGCTGAACGGGTACTACGGGGATGCCGGTGTCTCTTTTCAACTGCCTCCTTATAATGAGAAGCTGGTCCATCTCTGCCGGAGTACGGAGGAAACTATGATGAGTGTGATTAATCACCTCAGAGCGGGAATGAAGGTGAACGAGATCGGCCGGGTCATGGAGTCGGAGGCACACAAGCGCGGCTACAAGGTTGTGCGCAATCTGTGCAGCCACGGCATCGGCAAATCGTTGCATGAGAAGCCTTACGAGATCCTGCCGTTCTATAATCCGCGGGTAACGACTGTGCTGAAGGAAGGTCAGGTCATTACGATAGAGCCATTCCTGTCTACGGGTGCGGATTTTGTAGAGCAGCAGTCGGATGGATGGACGCTCAGTGTGGCGGACAACAGCCGTGTTGCCCAGTATGAACATACAATTGTGGTCACCAAAGGCAAACCGATTATTCTGACAAGCGCCTAAGAGCTTAGCACCTAAGAACGAACAGATACGGTCTGCCCTGAAGAGGGTGGACTTCTTTATTATTGTATTCTAGCAATGGAGGGACAAAGAATGGACAATCTACCGCAAGTCAGCAATGCATTCATGACGTTTATGAAGGAAGCACCGGAGCAGCAGAAGGCCTGGGGGCAAGTCGTGCAGAAGCTGGATGCAGCAAGTGCGCTTGATGCCAAAACAGAAGAAATTGCCTATATCTCCGTACTCGCGGCAGTCAGGCTGGAGAGCGGGCTGGCCTTTCATGTCAAGCATGCCAAATCACTCGGCGCTACCCGTGAGGAAATTATCAGCGCAGTCCTGCTGCCTCTTCCGGCTGTAGGCAATGTGGTCATTCAGGCCTTGCCCGTTGCTTTACAGGCTTACGACAGCGAGTAATATTGCAGAACGACGGATATAGAAGGAGCGGGTAGCGTGAAAATTGCTTTTATTCTGTTTGACGGCATTACGTTTTTGGATTTTGCGGGTTTTTATGATGTAATCTACAGGCTGCGCCAGTTCCCTGCAGGGGAAGGGCTGGAGTGGGATATCTGCGGTCCGGCCGGAGAAATCACAGATGAAATGGGGCTTACGGTCAAAACAGGTACAGTGCTGCCGGATTTGTCAGTGTATGATCTGGTATTTGTACCCGGCGGGTTCGGGACGAGGGCATTGCGTCATGACGAGAGCTTTATCTCCTGGCTTCAGGGAGCAAGCGGGGTTCCCTATCTGGTATCCGTATGCACCGGTGCCCTGCTGCTGGGTGCTGCCGGATTGCTCGAGGGACGCAGGGCCACAACACATGCATCGGCATATGAGCTGCTTGAGCCGTATTGCCGGGAAGTCGTTCAGACCCGGATTGTGCAGGACGGGAATGTTATTACCGGGGGCGGGGTCTCAACCTCAATTGATCTGGGATTATACCTGGTATCCTTATTTGCCGGCCCGGAGGCTATGGCTGCCGTGAAGCAGCAGATCGACTATCCGTATGACGCGCAAGGTATTGTAATGTACTCCAATGAAGGAAACCATTGAAACCGGAGGGATGAAGGTGAATAGTGGCAAGCTTACCGCATTGCCGTTTCAGCAGCAGATAGAGAACAGTGAGCAATGGCCGCTGCTCGCAGAGGATTTCATGAACCGGAGCGGGCTGCCGGGTCCGCGGGCGAACCTGAGCCTTGCCGGGGAGTTCGCCGGGTATTACGCCCGTTCTGGACTTTCTGCACAGTCTTTGTCGCTGCTCGCTTCCTGGACTGATATTTCTGCAGCGG
This window contains:
- the map gene encoding type I methionyl aminopeptidase — translated: MTSETLQDLQGLKAAGKVVGHTIAEMKKSVVPGMTTAELDEVGARILNHFGAKSAPKVTYNFPGTTCISVNEEVAHGIPGQRVIQAGDLINIDVSAELNGYYGDAGVSFQLPPYNEKLVHLCRSTEETMMSVINHLRAGMKVNEIGRVMESEAHKRGYKVVRNLCSHGIGKSLHEKPYEILPFYNPRVTTVLKEGQVITIEPFLSTGADFVEQQSDGWTLSVADNSRVAQYEHTIVVTKGKPIILTSA
- a CDS encoding carboxymuconolactone decarboxylase family protein; the protein is MDNLPQVSNAFMTFMKEAPEQQKAWGQVVQKLDAASALDAKTEEIAYISVLAAVRLESGLAFHVKHAKSLGATREEIISAVLLPLPAVGNVVIQALPVALQAYDSE
- a CDS encoding nitroreductase family protein, yielding MSTFSELVQSRRSAMNFVEGVKIPQNELEEMFSLARLAPSAFNLQHAHYKVISDDTVKEEIRKGAYGQYKIHTASAVIVVLGDKNAYQQAPEIYSGLKMLGAMSEDDYDRTIQSINDSYTGKDAFQRDEAIRNASLSAMQFMLIAKDKGWDTCPMIGFDPEAVKATLGLSDNFVPVMLITIGKDNKHKIRPRGYRKPVNEFVEFI
- a CDS encoding DJ-1/PfpI family protein, with the translated sequence MKIAFILFDGITFLDFAGFYDVIYRLRQFPAGEGLEWDICGPAGEITDEMGLTVKTGTVLPDLSVYDLVFVPGGFGTRALRHDESFISWLQGASGVPYLVSVCTGALLLGAAGLLEGRRATTHASAYELLEPYCREVVQTRIVQDGNVITGGGVSTSIDLGLYLVSLFAGPEAMAAVKQQIDYPYDAQGIVMYSNEGNH
- a CDS encoding DUF1641 domain-containing protein; this translates as MSETITQTPLEQEIPAAGLPQEDLLNQLLKPEVQESLILLVEQLPQITQLVNVLTKSVDFVQSVATDEVLKNDTVGAIKEMAGPVVGSVKNLAATVIEAKDRADASSETISLFGMMKMIKDPQVQNVLRFMNAYLQVSGERQSGK
- a CDS encoding SGNH/GDSL hydrolase family protein, with product MPFQKNDIILFQGDSITDCGRNYADASSLGVGYALMAGARLGLQYPEKNLTFINRGISGNRAVDLQERWDRDCLELKPTWVSIYIGVNDTWRWFDSGQETTAAEFEASYRDLIERTKQSLDAKLVLVEPFVLPVPEDRKGWRKDLDPKIHVVRELAREYGAVLVPLDGLFAAASVKAEPAFWAGDGVHPSPAGHALIAEAWMKAVGAIS
- a CDS encoding NAD(P)/FAD-dependent oxidoreductase; translated protein: MSKHIVILGAGYGGLLSALTVRKYMSKAEARVTVVNQYPTHQIITELHRLAAGSASEQAVAMPLAKLFAGKDIDLKIAKVNSFSVENKQIVLSDGVMLTYDALVVGLGSTTAYFGIPGLEQYSMVLKSAADALRIHGHIEDRIREYAKSGNAADATILIGGGGLTGVELVGEIADVLPKLTKKYGVNPAEIQMLLVEAGPKILPVLPDHLIERATTSLEKRGVQFLTGLPVTNVAGNTIDLKDGRQIVANTFVWTGGVQGNPLIGESGLEVNRGRATVNEFLQSTSHQNVFVAGDSAVVFAPDGRPYPPTAQIAWQMGELIGYNLYAYLNDKASETFSPVNSGTLASLGRRDGVAIVGGNSTPLKGLPATLMKEASNIRYLTHIHGLFSLAY
- a CDS encoding alpha/beta fold hydrolase; this encodes MIQNGFICNWMEVQTDGQGRGLYYKYSAHRAPAVIFISGLGDGCDSWSGVQENIAQHASTLAYDRAGTGTSPGVPGPRTCQDLVEELYRLLALLDIKAPYILVGHSFGGLVARLFACCYPERIAGIVLIDAAGEYKELTYERVLPPQHIAANRAYLLNPSLNKEQIDKMQSYKQISAARGSMPSQVPLSVITRGLADEEGSDWPAHAILEIEQKNQAEFLELSSASRQLIAPGSGHYIHHDQPGLVIEVIIGMIQAHSNGLKY
- a CDS encoding metallophosphoesterase family protein; protein product: MYNIIAVISDIHSNRFALEAVLRDLDNLKADLIVNLGDSLFGPLDPLATAELLIQRPDIINIMGNCDELLLEETGTSLTYRYVKPLLREQEESWIRSHRGTWSYDGLLFCHGTPWSNTEYLLEELTPAAGPVYKPAEQLAAELHRIEERIVFCGHSHVFHLLELPEGKQAVNPGSVGLPAYEEELPYAYVMESGTPLASYCLCIRDNGSPGGWCIDHRLVEYDWDKAADLAEEAGRPDYAVAIRYGRMTGESTDTRGM